From the Nissabacter sp. SGAir0207 genome, the window TTGCCGAGCATAATGCCGATCAGCAACGGCAAAATCGCCCCCAGCATGGTCTGCCATGGAAAGCCCGCTAACCCAGCCAGACCAAGTGTAACCATAGTCAGAAATGGTCCCGATTCAAGCGTCATAATGCTGAATGCGCCAATATCCCGCGCGCTGCCGTATTGCCCCATCAGCGCACAGTAAAGCCCGCCGTTGGTGTCATTCAATGAAGCCACCAGCGCAAGGGTCGATAAGCCAGCAAATATACCGCCCGCTATCGGTTGTTCACCGAGAAAATGGCCAGCGATTATGCCGACCAGCGCGGCAATACCAATTTTGGTCAAGAACAGACTGCCGCCTTTTTTCAGGATATAGGTCGTGGCCTTGATATTGATGCTGGCACCCACACAGACAAAAAATACCGCCATGATCGGCATGCTGCCAGTGAATAATGCCCCGGTGAAAGAGCCAAAAAAGGACGGCGTTTGCGGTAAAAAGGTGTGCAGCAATGCACCTAGCAGCAACGGCACCACCATCATGCCGCCCGGCACACGTTCAATCGTTCTTTTAATCGGAATATTCATGACCATCACTCCCAGTAAGATTAACGCGCCACTACCCGCTGACGCAGTTCGCCAATACCGGCGATCGAACTGACCACCGTGCTGCCCGGTTGCAGATATTCTGCCGGCTGGCGGGCGAAGCCCACCCCGGAAGGCGTACCTGTGAAGATCAGATCCCCGGGCAT encodes:
- a CDS encoding 2-keto-3-deoxygluconate permease, producing MNIPIKRTIERVPGGMMVVPLLLGALLHTFLPQTPSFFGSFTGALFTGSMPIMAVFFVCVGASINIKATTYILKKGGSLFLTKIGIAALVGIIAGHFLGEQPIAGGIFAGLSTLALVASLNDTNGGLYCALMGQYGSARDIGAFSIMTLESGPFLTMVTLGLAGLAGFPWQTMLGAILPLLIGIMLGNFDAEMRAFLSKVTDGLIPFFAFGIGASLDLTKVWSAGLLGLGIGVMVVVVSGGALFLIDRATGGTGVAGVAAASTAGNAAGVPAIVAAANPVYADAAASATILVAASVIVTTLLVPPLTMFVANRYGTMKGKDEVSVQSEEHETDALREKVFKPHG